Genomic segment of Betaproteobacteria bacterium:
TTGGATACCACCCCGTCCGCGACATTGTCGCGTCCCGCCCCTCCTCGGTCAGGAGGGGAGTGCACCCCGCCCGCGACTGCGCGTCCCGCCCTGGCCTACGCGGGTTCTGGCGCTTCGGGCGTTCGTCCGGCGCGGACACGCGTTAAGTGTGTCCGCCAGGGCCGTCCTCACTCTCGACGAGAAGGAGAAGCCGCTAGAGCTTCGTCCCGCGCAACCGCAACGCGTTCGTCACCACCGACACCGAGCTCAGCGCCATGGCGGCCGCGGCGAGCATCGGCGAGAGCAGCATGCCGGTGATCGGGTAGAGCACGCCGGCCGCAATCGGAATGCCGAGCGCGTTGTAGGCAAAGGCGAAGAACAGGTTCTGCTTGATGTTGCCCATGGTCGCGCGCGAAAGCGCCATCGCGCGGGCGATGCCGCGCAGGTCGCCCTTGACGAGCGTGACGGCGGCGCTCTCCATCGCCACGTCCGTGCCGGTTCCCATGGCGATGCCGACATCGGCCTGCGCCAGTGCCGGCGCATCGTTGATGCCGTCGCCCGCCATGGCGACCTTGCGTCCTTGGGCCTGCAGGCGCTTCACATGCTTCGCCTTGTCCTGCGGCAGCACTTCGCCGATTGCGCTATCGATGCCGAGCTGGCGCGCCACCGCGTCGGCGGTGCGCTGCGAATCGCCGCTCAGCATGACCAGCCGCACGCCGTCGCGCTTCATCGCGCCGATCGCCGCCGGCGTGCTCTCCTTGACCGGGTCGGCGATGGCCGCCATGGCGACAGCGGCGCCGTCCGCGGCGAGAAACACCACTGTCTTCGCATCCGAGCGCAGCGCTTCGGCCTTCGTCTGCCATGCATCCGTCTCGACCCCGCGCTGGTCGAGAAACGCCCGGCTGCCGACCAGGACGCGATGGCCGTCCACGGTCGCTTCGACGCCCAGTCCATTGAGTGCCTGAAAATCGCCCGCGCGATGCACCTCGAGCCCGGCTTCCTTCGCGCTCGTAACGATGGCGTGCGCAATCGGATGCTCCGAGGGCTGCTCGGCCGATGCGAGCAGGATCAATGCCGCATCGCGCGCGATGCCGTTCGTCTCCAGCTCGGTGAGCGCCGGGCGGCCGAGCGTGAGCGTGCCGGTCTTGTCGATCACCACCGTGTCGATGTCGCGCATGCGCTCGATCGCGTCGGCGTTGCGAAACAAGATCCCGGCCTTGGCGCCTTCGCCCATGGCGACCGTCATCGAGATCGGGGTGGCGAGCCCGACCGCGCAGGGACAGGCGATGATGAGCACGGCCACCGCGTTCAGCAATGCGAAGGTTGCGGCCGGCTGCGGGCCGAAGAACCACCAGACGAACGCGGTTACGGCTGCGATTGCGACGACGATCTGGACGAAGTAGGCCGCGATGCGGTCGGCGAGACGCTGGATGGGCGCGCGCGTGCGTTGCGCTTCGCCCACCATGTGCACGATACGGGCGAGCAGCGTGTCCGAACCGACACGCTCGGCGCGCATGACGAACGAGCCGGTGGCGTTGACCGTGCCGCCGCTCACCGTGTCGCCTTCCGATTTGGCGACCGGCACGGGCTCGCCGGTCAGCATCGATTCGTCGATGCGGCTCGCGCCGTCGGTCACGACGCCGTCCACTGGAACTTTGTCCCCGGGCTTGACGCGCAGCCGGTCGCCGACCGCAACCTGATCCAGCGCTACCTGCGTTTCGGCGCCGTCGTCGCCGACGCGCCAAGCGAGGTTAGGGGCGAGGCGCAGCAATTCTCCGATCGCCGCGCTGGTGCGACCCATCGCGCGCACCTGCAGCAGGTCGCCGAGCAGCACCAGCGTCACGATTACCGCGGCCGCTTCGAAATACGTGCCGACGGCACCGTCGTGACTGCGAAACTCGTGCGGGAAAATACCCGGCGCGAACACCGCCGCCAGGCTGAACGCATAGGCGAGGATCACGCCCAGGCCGATCAGGGTGTACATGTTGGGCGCTCGGTTGGCGATCGAGAGCCGGAATTTGCGCAGGATGGGCCAGCCGACCCACAGGACCACCGGCGACCCGAGCACGAGCTCGACCCAGCCGCGAGCGCGCGGTGAAAGTCCGAATGGCTCGGCGAAGCCCAGCATCGGCGCCATCGCCAGGATCACCAGCGGAATGGAGAGGGCCGCGCCCAGCCAGAAGCGGCGGGTGAGATCGGTGAGCTCCGTATCGTCCGCCTCGCCGCTACCCGCGACCGGCACCAGCGCCATGCCGCAGATGGGACAGTCGCCGGGCGCGTCGCGCACGATCTCGGGATGCATGGGACAGGTGTATTGCGCCCCCGCAGGTGCCGGCTGCGACGGCCTTGCCGGTTGCGGATGCAGGTACTGCTCGGGGCTCGCCTTGAATCGCGCCAGGCAGTGGGTGCTGCAGAAGTAGTAGTCGACGCCCTGGTACGCGGCCGAGCCGGCGGCCGAACTCGGATCGACGCGCATGCCGCAAACGGGGTCGACGGCGGTCGTGTCGCTCGCTGCGCCCCCACCCGGCGCATGATGCTCGTGCCCGCCGGATTTCATTTCCGGCTCCGGAGTCTTGTGTCGGTCCATCGAGGCAGTCTAAAGTCCGTACCGAGGTACGGAGTCAAGGGCGGGGAAATGGACGAACCGGCATTCACCATAGCAAGAGCAGCCGAGGCCGCGGCGGTGGGCGTGGAGACCATCCGCTACTATGAGCGGCGAGGTCTCGTTTCGCAACCGGCGCAGAAACGCGGCGGTTTTCGCAGATACGACGG
This window contains:
- a CDS encoding heavy metal translocating P-type ATPase gives rise to the protein MKSGGHEHHAPGGGAASDTTAVDPVCGMRVDPSSAAGSAAYQGVDYYFCSTHCLARFKASPEQYLHPQPARPSQPAPAGAQYTCPMHPEIVRDAPGDCPICGMALVPVAGSGEADDTELTDLTRRFWLGAALSIPLVILAMAPMLGFAEPFGLSPRARGWVELVLGSPVVLWVGWPILRKFRLSIANRAPNMYTLIGLGVILAYAFSLAAVFAPGIFPHEFRSHDGAVGTYFEAAAVIVTLVLLGDLLQVRAMGRTSAAIGELLRLAPNLAWRVGDDGAETQVALDQVAVGDRLRVKPGDKVPVDGVVTDGASRIDESMLTGEPVPVAKSEGDTVSGGTVNATGSFVMRAERVGSDTLLARIVHMVGEAQRTRAPIQRLADRIAAYFVQIVVAIAAVTAFVWWFFGPQPAATFALLNAVAVLIIACPCAVGLATPISMTVAMGEGAKAGILFRNADAIERMRDIDTVVIDKTGTLTLGRPALTELETNGIARDAALILLASAEQPSEHPIAHAIVTSAKEAGLEVHRAGDFQALNGLGVEATVDGHRVLVGSRAFLDQRGVETDAWQTKAEALRSDAKTVVFLAADGAAVAMAAIADPVKESTPAAIGAMKRDGVRLVMLSGDSQRTADAVARQLGIDSAIGEVLPQDKAKHVKRLQAQGRKVAMAGDGINDAPALAQADVGIAMGTGTDVAMESAAVTLVKGDLRGIARAMALSRATMGNIKQNLFFAFAYNALGIPIAAGVLYPITGMLLSPMLAAAAMALSSVSVVTNALRLRGTKL